The proteins below come from a single Crossiella sp. CA-258035 genomic window:
- a CDS encoding NAD(P)(+) transhydrogenase (Re/Si-specific) subunit beta, giving the protein MSQDLVHLVYLLAALCFILALKGLSTPKHARTANAVGALGMLFAVLVAFFDGRIGNVGWILAAIALGVVVGVPAARAVKMTAIPQMVALFNGVGGAAAALVALTEFLATPGSTGMRAATVFGVLVGSVSFSGSLVTFLKLQELMTTRPVTLPYGRSTAIGVSVLCLGLAVAVLPTASTGLVIGLTVAGLLLGVLFVLPVGGADVPIAISLLNAFTGLAVAASGYVLGNTLLIVAGTLVGASGTLLTRLMAKAMGRSLTNILFGAFTATAVGGGGPAESRTVRAGTPEDIAIQLGYARTVVVVPGYGLAVAQAQHVVRELADLLAARGVEVAYGIHPVAGRMPGHMNVLLAEADVPYAQLKEMEEVNPRLASTDVALVIGANDVVNPAARDQPDSPIYGMPILDVDKAESVVFLKRSMRPGFAGIENELLFNPRTTLLFGDAKDSLASLVTAVKQLA; this is encoded by the coding sequence ATGAGCCAGGATCTGGTGCACCTCGTCTACCTGCTCGCCGCGCTGTGCTTCATCCTGGCGCTCAAGGGTTTGAGCACCCCCAAGCATGCCCGCACGGCCAACGCGGTCGGCGCGCTGGGCATGCTGTTCGCGGTGCTGGTCGCCTTCTTCGACGGCCGGATCGGCAACGTGGGCTGGATCCTGGCCGCCATCGCCCTCGGTGTGGTCGTGGGCGTGCCCGCGGCCCGCGCGGTGAAGATGACCGCGATCCCGCAGATGGTCGCGCTGTTCAACGGCGTTGGCGGCGCGGCGGCGGCCCTGGTCGCGCTCACCGAGTTCCTGGCCACCCCGGGCAGCACCGGCATGCGCGCGGCCACCGTGTTCGGCGTGCTGGTCGGCAGCGTCAGCTTCTCCGGCAGCCTGGTCACCTTCCTCAAGCTCCAGGAGCTGATGACCACCCGTCCGGTGACCCTCCCTTATGGACGGTCCACCGCGATCGGCGTTTCGGTGTTGTGCCTGGGTTTGGCGGTGGCCGTGCTGCCCACCGCGTCCACCGGGCTGGTGATCGGGCTGACCGTGGCCGGGCTGCTGCTCGGCGTGCTGTTCGTGCTGCCGGTCGGCGGCGCGGACGTGCCGATCGCGATCTCCCTGCTCAACGCCTTCACCGGCCTGGCGGTGGCCGCCTCCGGCTACGTGCTGGGCAACACCCTGCTGATCGTGGCCGGCACCCTGGTCGGCGCCTCCGGCACCCTGCTCACCAGGCTGATGGCCAAGGCCATGGGCCGCTCGCTGACCAACATCCTCTTCGGCGCCTTCACCGCCACCGCGGTCGGTGGCGGCGGACCGGCCGAGTCCCGCACGGTGCGCGCGGGCACCCCGGAGGACATCGCCATCCAGCTCGGCTACGCCCGCACCGTGGTCGTGGTGCCCGGCTACGGCCTCGCGGTCGCCCAGGCCCAGCACGTGGTCCGCGAGCTGGCCGACCTGCTCGCCGCGCGCGGGGTGGAGGTCGCCTACGGCATCCACCCGGTCGCGGGCCGGATGCCGGGCCACATGAACGTGCTGCTCGCCGAGGCCGATGTGCCCTACGCGCAGCTCAAGGAAATGGAGGAGGTCAACCCGCGGCTGGCCAGCACCGACGTCGCGCTGGTGATCGGCGCGAACGACGTGGTCAACCCGGCCGCCCGGGACCAGCCGGACAGCCCGATCTACGGCATGCCGATCCTGGACGTGGACAAGGCCGAGTCGGTGGTCTTCCTCAAGCGCTCCATGCGGCCGGGGTTCGCCGGGATCGAGAACGAGCTGCTGTTCAACCCGCGCACCACCCTGCTCTTCGGCGACGCCAAGGACTCGCTCGCCAGCCTGGTGACCGCAGTGAAGCAGCTGGCCTAG
- a CDS encoding NAD(P) transhydrogenase subunit alpha — MTSEISLLTIFLLSVFLGFEVVSKVATILHTPLMSGANAIHGVILVGAILVAGKAESTVELVLALLAVVFATVNVVGGFVATDRMLSMFGGKERRR, encoded by the coding sequence GTGACCAGCGAGATCAGTCTGCTGACCATCTTCCTGCTCTCGGTCTTCCTCGGGTTCGAGGTGGTGTCCAAAGTGGCCACCATCCTGCACACCCCGCTGATGTCCGGCGCCAACGCCATCCACGGCGTGATCCTGGTCGGCGCGATCCTGGTGGCGGGCAAGGCGGAGAGCACCGTGGAGCTGGTGCTGGCGCTGCTCGCGGTGGTCTTCGCCACGGTCAACGTGGTCGGCGGGTTCGTCGCCACCGACCGGATGCTGAGCATGTTCGGCGGCAAGGAGCGCAGGCGATGA
- a CDS encoding NAD(P) transhydrogenase subunit alpha, with protein sequence MKVGVPAESRAGERRVACLPGTVPLLTGAGLTVLVQSGAGHHACASDDDYRAAGAQLTEDLGAADLLVGVQPPDPAVVRAGTTVVSLFVPPEDALTALRDKGITAYSLALLPRITRAQGMDALSSQALVAGYRAVLLAAERLPRFLPMFTTAAGTIAPAKVLVLGAGVAGLQAIATARRLGAVVSAYDVRAAAAEEVRSLGARFLELELGSQDGAGGYAAAQSEDFLTRQRKLLTTQVAAADVVITTAAVPGKKAPVLVTADMVAGMTPGSVLVDLAAESGGNCELSVAGQEIRHGEVTVLGALNLPSGMPAHASALYARNMANFVRHLTVDGELRADPLADEILASCCVTKEAT encoded by the coding sequence GTGAAGGTCGGAGTACCCGCGGAGTCGCGGGCCGGCGAACGCAGGGTTGCCTGTCTGCCAGGGACGGTTCCCCTGCTCACCGGCGCGGGACTCACCGTGCTCGTGCAGTCCGGCGCCGGTCACCACGCCTGCGCATCCGACGATGACTACCGCGCCGCCGGGGCCCAGCTCACCGAGGACCTCGGCGCGGCCGACCTGCTGGTCGGCGTGCAGCCACCCGACCCGGCCGTGGTGCGGGCCGGGACCACCGTGGTCAGCCTGTTCGTGCCACCCGAGGACGCGCTGACCGCGTTGCGGGACAAGGGGATCACCGCCTACAGCCTGGCGCTGCTGCCCCGGATCACCAGGGCACAGGGCATGGACGCGCTGTCCTCCCAGGCGCTGGTCGCCGGGTACCGCGCGGTGCTGCTGGCCGCGGAACGACTGCCGCGCTTCCTGCCCATGTTCACCACCGCGGCGGGCACCATCGCGCCGGCCAAGGTGCTGGTGCTGGGCGCTGGAGTGGCTGGGCTGCAAGCGATCGCGACCGCGCGGCGGCTGGGCGCGGTGGTCTCCGCCTACGACGTGCGGGCCGCGGCCGCGGAGGAGGTGCGCAGCCTGGGCGCGCGGTTCCTGGAGCTGGAGCTGGGCAGCCAGGACGGCGCGGGCGGCTACGCCGCCGCCCAGTCCGAGGACTTCCTGACCCGCCAACGGAAACTGCTCACCACCCAGGTCGCCGCCGCGGACGTGGTGATCACCACCGCCGCGGTGCCCGGAAAGAAGGCCCCGGTGCTGGTGACCGCGGACATGGTGGCCGGTATGACCCCCGGCTCGGTGCTGGTCGACCTGGCCGCGGAGTCCGGCGGCAACTGCGAGCTCTCCGTTGCCGGGCAGGAGATCCGGCACGGCGAGGTGACCGTGCTCGGCGCGCTCAACCTGCCCAGCGGCATGCCCGCGCACGCCAGCGCGCTCTACGCCCGCAACATGGCCAACTTCGTCCGGCACCTCACCGTGGACGGCGAGCTGCGCGCCGACCCGCTGGCCGATGAGATCCTGGCAAGCTGTTGCGTCACAAAGGAGGCGACGTGA